One window of Vitis riparia cultivar Riparia Gloire de Montpellier isolate 1030 chromosome 5, EGFV_Vit.rip_1.0, whole genome shotgun sequence genomic DNA carries:
- the LOC117915185 gene encoding putative F-box protein At5g55150 has translation MADWSKMPDDPLKLIAEKLHSVEDYVRFGGVCKSWYSIFEDKECCCPSSKSPWLMLAEKENSEIRGFYSPLSGKVYEIRLPEVVGKWCWGSPYGWLVTIGTDLDMCLLNPLTRVQILLPSLRACPNLNTLIDSSTQGSRPKDIFIYKAVLSSAPSSPDCAVMIIYSDYGRLAFTKPGHQTWTLLESESGPVDDIIYFNGSFLAVNLSWEVWICDISGSQLKTIRFAAAPALQDVDEIEYEAKYLVESGGEIYMVTRNLYDTARRDIPYMRTWTFSVLKLDMCKKRWEEVENLDHCSFFLGNNHSFSTWASDYPEFRKNSIYFTDDYCGFLNIPRNFDMGIYNFQNTQIEHYPVGHDALSMFSAPLWIRPSFC, from the coding sequence ATGGCAGATTGGTCCAAAATGCCAGATGATCCATTGAAGCTCATTGCAGAAAAGCTGCACTCGGTTGAGGATTATGTAAGGTTTGGGGGAGTGTGCAAGTCATGGTATTCCATATTTGAAGACAAGGAATGTTGTTGTCCAAGTTCAAAGAGTCCATGGCTGATGCTGGCAGAGAAGGAAAATAGTGAGATACGTGGTTTCTACAGTCCTTTGAGCGGCAAGGTTTATGAAATTCGGCTACCAGAGGTGGTGGGAAAGTGGTGCTGGGGCTCTCCTTATGGCTGGTTGGTTACTATTGGCACTGATTTGGACATGTGTTTGCTAAACCCCCTGACAAGAGTCCAGATTCTACTTCCATCACTGCGTGCATGCCCAAATCTGAATACACTTATCGACTCCTCCACCCAGGGATCCCGACCCAAAGACATTTTCATATACAAAGCTGTATTGTCCTCAGCTCCATCTTCCCCAGATTGTGCAGTTATGATCATCTACTCAGATTATGGGAGATTGGCATTTACAAAGCCAGGCCACCAAACTTGGACTCTATTGGAATCTGAATCTGGGCCAGTTGATGACATAATCTACTTCAATGGTAGCTTCCTGGCTGTTAATTTGTCATGGGAAGTATGGATTTGTGATATTAGTGGCTCACAATTGAAGACAATACGTTTTGCAGCAGCACCAGCACTGCAGGACGTAGATGAGATAGAGTACGAAGCCAAATATCTTGTGGAGTCAGGAGGGGAAATTTATATGGTCACAAGAAATCTTTATGACACTGCACGTAGGGATATCCCATATATGAGAACATGGACATTTTCCGTGCTCAAATTGGATATGTGCAAGAAAAGGTGGGAGGAAGTGGAGAATTTGGACCATTGCTCTTTCTTCTTGGGTAATAATCATTCCTTTTCAACTTGGGCTTCTGATTACCCAGAATTTAGGAAGAATTCCATATACTTCACTGATGACTATTGTGGGTTTCTCAACATCCCACGTAATTTTGATATGGGTATCTACAATTTTCAGAATACACAGATAGAGCATTATCCTGTTGGACACGATGCACTTTCTATGTTTTCTGCACCACTTTGGATCAGGCCAAGCTTCTGCTGA